From the genome of Candidatus Electrothrix communis, one region includes:
- the pilB gene encoding type IV-A pilus assembly ATPase PilB — translation MAKKTTGLKAPQKASLKRTVKDQSGAGRLKIGELLQKAGYITAAEFNNAKGINKKSGERLGKILVENGTIESDTIPNFLSRQHNYTMVNIAEEVPSQDALKLVPYEIAKKYLAFPLRIAGDTLQLTMAEPTDALEVEELQNAVKKGLDVCVSTARDIIDAYKTYYKIDEAEYKSFFAEDEDQDVQVEQVEDWGALVSDVADEFEFEDTSDDDEGMAGQFSANDAPIIKLVNGILVKAVQDGVSDIHIEPFEKTMQVRYRKDGSLFKSMNLPLTIKNALIARLKILADLNITERRIPQDGRISIRLGRNKAVDFRVSTLPLLHGEGTVLRILDKGSLNVDLTKLGFEPETFEILKKCLSSPQGLLLVTGPTGSGKTVTLYSALNSLNSEDIKILTAEDPVEFNFKGINQVNVNVEVGMTFPAALKAFLRQDPDIIMVGEIRDISTAEIAMKAAMTGHLVFSTLHTNDSPSTVGRMVDIGIPPYLLAGSLTMVLAQRLGRRLCAKCKQPATYERPYLLNVGYTEEQIDAEGFQLYEAKGCAVCNGLGYKGRVGFFELLEVTEEVGQAIQAEVPEEQLRKVAVQAGMVPLRQAAIKKTLQGVTSVDEVLRRTVAHGDTLPAYLVNPDVEEYEDGDVIIQEGNEDDRNFYQLVRGKVGVLKQGKKIAEITEPGEYFGEMACIMNEARYASVVSIGRCKIKRYPGDKLNELIEKYPEIARKLFKTMAKRLRKTDNIVIQLAGGKRTPKPSIPPRMR, via the coding sequence ATGGCAAAGAAAACAACGGGCCTTAAAGCACCACAAAAAGCCTCTCTGAAACGAACCGTTAAGGATCAATCCGGCGCAGGCAGACTTAAGATCGGTGAATTGCTGCAAAAGGCGGGCTATATCACAGCGGCAGAGTTCAATAATGCCAAGGGTATTAATAAGAAAAGCGGTGAAAGATTAGGGAAGATTCTGGTTGAAAACGGGACGATCGAATCCGATACGATCCCTAATTTTCTCAGTAGGCAGCATAATTACACCATGGTGAATATTGCTGAGGAGGTGCCGAGTCAGGACGCTCTGAAGCTGGTTCCTTATGAAATTGCTAAGAAGTATCTCGCCTTCCCGCTCAGAATTGCCGGTGATACGTTGCAGCTCACCATGGCCGAGCCCACCGACGCTCTTGAGGTGGAAGAGCTGCAAAATGCGGTGAAGAAAGGGCTTGATGTCTGCGTCTCCACGGCTAGAGATATCATTGATGCCTATAAAACCTATTACAAGATTGATGAGGCGGAATACAAATCCTTTTTTGCTGAGGATGAGGACCAGGATGTTCAGGTCGAGCAAGTTGAGGACTGGGGCGCCTTGGTTTCCGATGTTGCGGATGAGTTTGAATTTGAAGACACCAGCGACGACGATGAAGGCATGGCCGGGCAGTTTTCCGCCAATGATGCACCGATTATCAAGTTGGTTAACGGTATCCTGGTTAAGGCAGTGCAGGACGGGGTCAGCGATATTCATATCGAACCTTTTGAAAAGACCATGCAGGTCCGCTACCGTAAGGACGGTTCCCTGTTCAAGTCAATGAACCTCCCGCTGACCATCAAAAACGCCCTGATTGCCCGTTTGAAAATTTTGGCTGATTTGAACATTACCGAGCGTCGAATTCCGCAGGATGGACGTATCAGTATTCGTTTGGGGCGCAATAAGGCTGTGGACTTCCGTGTCTCCACCTTGCCCCTGCTCCACGGCGAAGGTACGGTTCTCCGTATTCTGGATAAGGGCTCTCTTAATGTTGACTTGACTAAACTCGGTTTTGAACCAGAAACCTTCGAGATCCTGAAAAAATGTTTGTCCAGCCCCCAAGGATTGCTTCTGGTTACCGGGCCCACCGGTTCCGGTAAAACGGTTACTCTTTACTCGGCATTGAACTCCCTGAACAGTGAGGATATCAAAATCCTGACCGCAGAAGATCCGGTGGAGTTCAACTTTAAGGGCATTAATCAGGTCAATGTTAACGTTGAAGTCGGCATGACCTTCCCTGCTGCGCTCAAGGCTTTTCTCCGTCAGGATCCCGACATCATCATGGTTGGTGAGATCCGTGATATCAGTACAGCGGAGATTGCCATGAAGGCCGCTATGACCGGCCATTTAGTTTTCAGTACCCTCCATACCAACGATTCTCCTTCAACGGTCGGTCGTATGGTGGATATCGGTATTCCACCTTATCTGTTGGCAGGCTCTCTGACCATGGTTTTGGCTCAGCGTTTGGGCCGAAGGCTTTGTGCAAAATGTAAGCAGCCTGCCACTTATGAGCGGCCATACCTGCTTAATGTCGGTTATACCGAGGAACAAATTGACGCAGAAGGCTTTCAGCTCTACGAGGCCAAGGGTTGTGCCGTCTGTAACGGTCTGGGGTATAAGGGCCGGGTAGGTTTTTTCGAACTGTTAGAGGTTACCGAGGAAGTCGGTCAGGCTATTCAGGCTGAGGTGCCGGAAGAACAGCTTCGTAAGGTTGCCGTCCAGGCAGGGATGGTTCCTCTCAGGCAGGCGGCTATTAAGAAGACACTTCAGGGGGTTACCAGTGTTGATGAGGTCTTGCGTCGAACCGTAGCACATGGAGATACCCTGCCCGCCTATTTGGTCAATCCAGATGTCGAAGAATATGAGGACGGCGATGTTATCATTCAGGAAGGAAATGAGGATGATAGGAATTTTTATCAACTCGTTCGAGGAAAAGTCGGGGTTCTGAAGCAGGGGAAGAAAATTGCTGAAATAACCGAGCCTGGAGAGTATTTCGGGGAAATGGCTTGTATCATGAATGAGGCGAGGTATGCCTCGGTTGTCTCCATCGGGCGTTGCAAGATAAAACGATATCCGGGCGATAAACTGAACGAGCTCATTGAAAAGTACCCTGAGATTGCGAGAAAGCTTTTTAAAACCATGGCCAAACGACTGCGCAAGACCGATAATATTGTTATCCAGCTTGCTGGCGGAAAAAGAACTCCGAAACCCTCCATTCCCCCACGTATGCGATGA
- a CDS encoding hydantoinase/oxoprolinase family protein, producing the protein MGKLVRKYVRCYRIGIDTGGTCTDGVLIDDATLEVVHSAKEPTTHHNLGIGVGRVLKKLLASDIAPEDIIGLSVSTTLATNAVVEDRGARVGLLVFGYVRHFKLPITANIFLKGGHKITGEEDEPLDIEGLVDSVHGLKNEVDSYAVCGGMSIKNPTHELVAEEAITMIDPKPVFCSHQVSGHPGMRARAATACLHAKLMPLMISFLSSIKISMLNAGLNCPVTIICGNGKGAGLDTAVRRAAITMASGPAATARFGCTAGEPTALIVDVGGTTTDVCMIRDGHPVLSDEGCRIGQWKTHVEAIDMYTAAGGGDSHVICSSDHDCSLDQGGGCKQRPKIRLEATRVQPLCMTEDVPDPEQWLGCGLRNAVVLPVEGLSDEVVSEDEILFCLREHGPANLETLTQQTGLSGILLEKRLERLAYLQQIRMAGFTPTDALHVLGKLDIGSKEQAEHGARALAASLDMSIESLCLQVVAEAEKTIEGIILDYIGRKVWHDIEAAPFLSSMDNELFSLRVAVKVPIIGIGAAARCFLPAVAERLHTTVRFPEHYEVGNAVGAALISRENDGARLF; encoded by the coding sequence ATGGGCAAGCTGGTAAGGAAATACGTCCGATGCTATCGCATCGGTATAGATACTGGAGGCACCTGCACCGACGGGGTCCTCATAGATGATGCCACACTGGAAGTGGTGCATTCGGCCAAGGAGCCGACCACCCATCATAACCTGGGGATCGGTGTCGGGCGGGTGTTGAAGAAATTGCTTGCTTCGGACATTGCCCCGGAAGATATTATCGGGCTTTCCGTGTCCACGACCTTGGCCACTAATGCCGTGGTTGAAGATCGAGGGGCCCGAGTGGGCCTGCTGGTCTTCGGCTATGTCCGCCATTTCAAGCTCCCCATTACCGCTAATATCTTTCTGAAAGGCGGCCATAAGATCACCGGGGAAGAGGATGAGCCCCTGGATATTGAGGGCTTGGTTGATTCGGTCCACGGCCTGAAGAATGAGGTGGACAGCTATGCGGTTTGCGGCGGCATGTCCATCAAGAATCCGACCCATGAGCTGGTGGCTGAAGAGGCCATCACTATGATTGACCCTAAGCCCGTCTTTTGTTCCCATCAGGTCAGCGGTCATCCGGGCATGCGGGCCAGGGCTGCCACAGCCTGTCTGCATGCTAAGCTCATGCCCCTGATGATCAGCTTTCTTTCCTCCATCAAGATTTCCATGCTCAATGCGGGCTTGAATTGTCCGGTGACCATTATTTGCGGGAACGGCAAAGGGGCCGGGCTGGATACAGCGGTCCGGCGGGCCGCGATTACTATGGCCAGCGGGCCAGCAGCCACGGCTCGTTTTGGCTGTACAGCCGGAGAGCCCACTGCTTTGATTGTTGATGTGGGCGGCACGACCACGGATGTCTGTATGATTCGGGATGGGCATCCGGTCCTCAGCGATGAAGGCTGCCGGATCGGGCAATGGAAAACCCATGTTGAAGCCATTGATATGTACACCGCAGCGGGCGGCGGGGATTCCCATGTTATCTGTTCTTCAGATCATGATTGTTCTTTGGACCAGGGTGGCGGTTGCAAGCAGCGGCCAAAGATTCGTCTGGAAGCAACCAGGGTTCAGCCGCTCTGCATGACCGAGGATGTGCCGGATCCTGAGCAATGGCTGGGTTGCGGGCTGCGTAATGCCGTGGTTCTGCCGGTTGAGGGATTGAGCGATGAGGTCGTCAGTGAGGATGAAATCCTCTTCTGTCTCCGGGAGCATGGTCCGGCCAACTTAGAGACGCTGACGCAACAGACCGGCCTGTCCGGGATCCTTCTTGAAAAGCGGCTGGAGCGTTTAGCCTATCTCCAGCAGATCAGGATGGCCGGTTTTACCCCGACCGATGCCCTGCATGTCCTGGGTAAGCTGGATATCGGAAGCAAAGAACAGGCCGAGCACGGGGCCCGTGCCTTGGCCGCCTCCCTAGATATGAGTATTGAGTCCCTCTGTCTTCAGGTGGTAGCGGAAGCGGAAAAGACCATTGAGGGCATCATTCTTGATTATATCGGGCGTAAGGTCTGGCATGATATCGAGGCGGCTCCCTTTCTGAGCAGTATGGATAACGAACTGTTCTCGCTCCGGGTTGCGGTGAAGGTGCCGATTATCGGGATTGGTGCGGCGGCACGCTGTTTTCTGCCTGCTGTGGCTGAGCGTTTGCACACCACGGTCCGTTTTCCTGAGCATTATGAAGTGGGCAATGCGGTCGGCGCGGCTTTGATCAGCCGGGAAAATGACGGTGCGCGGCTGTTTTAA
- a CDS encoding transposase — MTPADESADSTKNIVPAEPEIEMRAKPVGDKIISTPHNTDAEYTRKRNQTVVGHKGFVTETCDPDNKVQFITDVNLEAATHADATEISFIEQRLEENNLKPKELNADAGFVNGQSILEAAARGIDLAGPSSGRSQSIEGFADIDRPLDIADFKVQINDETKELSVLSCPKNQVPIDQPRSEKTGKLLVHFNSDVCRACGVCDRCPVKIGVKIATLTVDEAQYAGAARHHQYMGDPEYRRKCGIRAGAESLVNEIANAHDGRQSRHRNEKGSRLQLVMAGISCNVKRFIRFTQNSVQNPSNVVA, encoded by the coding sequence ATGACACCTGCTGATGAATCAGCTGACAGTACAAAAAATATTGTTCCTGCTGAACCTGAGATAGAAATGCGGGCGAAGCCGGTGGGTGATAAAATCATATCCACTCCGCATAATACCGATGCTGAATATACGCGTAAAAGGAACCAAACGGTTGTTGGTCATAAAGGATTTGTTACCGAAACTTGCGATCCTGATAACAAAGTTCAATTTATTACTGATGTAAACCTTGAAGCCGCAACTCATGCTGATGCAACAGAAATATCTTTTATAGAACAACGACTTGAAGAGAACAATCTGAAACCAAAAGAACTGAATGCGGATGCTGGTTTTGTCAATGGACAGTCAATCCTGGAAGCGGCAGCAAGGGGTATAGACTTGGCAGGTCCCAGTTCAGGACGATCACAGAGTATAGAAGGGTTTGCTGACATAGACCGCCCTCTTGATATTGCTGACTTTAAGGTTCAAATTAATGACGAGACGAAAGAGCTTTCTGTTTTGTCCTGCCCGAAAAATCAAGTTCCGATCGATCAGCCTCGCAGTGAGAAAACCGGCAAACTCCTGGTTCATTTCAACAGTGATGTTTGTAGAGCTTGTGGCGTCTGTGACCGTTGTCCGGTTAAAATTGGTGTTAAAATAGCAACATTAACTGTGGACGAGGCACAATATGCTGGAGCCGCTCGCCATCATCAGTATATGGGTGATCCAGAATACCGCAGGAAATGTGGTATCCGTGCAGGAGCCGAAAGTCTTGTAAACGAAATTGCCAATGCACACGACGGCAGGCAATCACGTCATCGAAATGAAAAAGGATCCCGGCTACAGTTAGTGATGGCTGGAATAAGTTGTAATGTGAAGCGATTTATCCGTTTTACGCAGAACTCCGTCCAAAATCCATCAAATGTGGTCGCATAG
- a CDS encoding metallophosphoesterase, which yields MLTGLGVVIWLVFLLGRIVHRQEGGLLLDVFEVLGMQWMGSLFLFAVPLLVADLLSGFGLFLPKAVVLRLRAAALICGAVLVLIAHVQGLRPPAVEQYEMPVSGLPANLDGIKIAVLSDLHIGEMLLDAAWLNARVQQVQALKPDGIVLVGDLFERGSSPVMLSQALRRLSAPFGVFAVRGNHDALRSGRPDLAGEILADSGIRLLSNEWTELTNGLVLAGIDDLTSSRRRGGKGQDNLTRALTDRPAGATILLSHTPWLVEQAAAGGVSLMLSGHTHNGQIWPFNSLVRTRYPYLGGQYAIEDMNLFVCRGTGTWGPRMRLWQRGEIALISLHSRDYVAPVRE from the coding sequence ATGTTGACAGGCCTCGGTGTGGTGATCTGGTTGGTCTTTCTCTTGGGGCGGATCGTCCACAGGCAGGAAGGGGGGCTGCTGTTAGACGTGTTCGAGGTCTTGGGAATGCAGTGGATGGGAAGCCTGTTCCTGTTTGCAGTGCCCCTGCTCGTTGCCGACTTGCTCAGTGGCTTTGGTTTGTTCCTGCCCAAGGCGGTTGTGCTTCGCCTTCGTGCAGCAGCTCTGATCTGCGGTGCCGTTTTGGTGTTGATTGCCCATGTGCAGGGCTTGCGCCCTCCGGCTGTCGAGCAGTATGAAATGCCTGTCAGCGGGTTGCCAGCTAACTTGGACGGTATCAAAATCGCTGTGCTTTCGGATTTGCATATTGGAGAAATGCTGCTGGACGCAGCCTGGCTCAATGCCCGCGTCCAACAGGTGCAGGCTCTGAAACCGGACGGCATCGTTCTGGTTGGTGATCTGTTTGAACGGGGCAGCTCTCCCGTGATGCTGTCCCAGGCTCTGCGGCGTCTTTCTGCCCCCTTTGGTGTGTTTGCGGTTCGGGGCAATCACGATGCACTTCGTTCTGGTCGCCCCGATCTTGCCGGGGAAATCTTGGCGGATTCCGGCATCCGTCTGTTGAGTAATGAGTGGACGGAACTGACTAACGGGCTGGTGCTTGCCGGGATTGATGATCTGACTTCCTCTCGTCGTCGCGGAGGGAAAGGGCAGGATAACCTCACTCGTGCCCTGACTGATCGACCTGCCGGAGCGACGATCCTTCTTTCCCATACGCCTTGGTTGGTCGAACAGGCCGCAGCTGGTGGCGTCAGCCTTATGCTCTCCGGGCACACCCATAACGGGCAGATCTGGCCCTTTAACTCTTTGGTCCGCACCCGCTATCCTTATCTTGGTGGCCAGTATGCGATTGAGGATATGAACCTGTTTGTCTGCCGGGGCACAGGAACCTGGGGGCCGAGAATGCGCCTCTGGCAGCGCGGTGAAATTGCACTGATCAGCTTGCATAGTCGAGATTACGTTGCGCCGGTGAGGGAATGA
- a CDS encoding formate--tetrahydrofolate ligase yields the protein MVLDPTKHADWEIAEEAESRMKTVYELGEQLGLEKEELLPHGHYLAKLDYRKILDRLKDKPDGKYVDVTAISPTPLGEGKSTCAMGLVQGLGKRGKSVVGAIRQPSGGPTMNIKGSAAGGGLAQCIPLTPFSLGMTGDINAIMNAHNLGMVALTARMQHESNYTDEQLAMRKLRRLDIHPKKVEFNWIMDYCAQALRNITIGQGGKMDGMTMQSSFAIAVSSEIMAILSIAKDLKDMRERIGKIVVAYDKQDRPITTEDLEVAGAMTAWMVDAINPNLMQTLEGQPVVVHAGPFANIAIGQSSVIADRVGLKLADYNVTESGFGADIGFEKFWNLKCRYSGLKPNCAVVVATIRALKCHGGAPIPVPGKPMPKEYDGENVGWVEEGCANLIHHIETVKKAGINPVVCINAFYTDTDNEIAAVRRLSEAAGARVALSRHWEHGGDGALEFADAVADACEEPNDFKFLYDLETPLSERIELIVKEVYGGDGVSYSPEAAAKLKRMEADPEMKEMTTCMVKTHLSLSHDPKLKGTPKGWTLPIRDILTYKGAGFVVPVAGAISLMPGTASDPAYRRIDVDTDTGKVKGVF from the coding sequence ATGGTTCTGGATCCGACGAAACATGCAGACTGGGAAATCGCCGAAGAGGCGGAAAGCCGGATGAAAACAGTGTACGAGCTGGGAGAACAGCTCGGCCTGGAAAAAGAGGAACTGCTGCCGCACGGTCATTATTTGGCCAAGCTGGATTACCGCAAGATCCTTGATCGGCTGAAAGATAAGCCGGATGGAAAGTATGTTGATGTAACTGCTATCTCTCCGACCCCCTTGGGTGAAGGAAAGTCCACCTGCGCCATGGGACTGGTTCAGGGTCTGGGGAAACGCGGCAAATCCGTTGTCGGTGCTATCCGCCAGCCTTCCGGCGGCCCGACCATGAATATCAAGGGTTCCGCAGCAGGCGGCGGTCTGGCTCAGTGTATTCCGCTGACCCCGTTTTCTCTCGGCATGACCGGCGATATTAACGCCATCATGAACGCCCATAACCTGGGGATGGTGGCTCTCACCGCCCGGATGCAGCATGAGTCTAATTACACCGACGAGCAGCTGGCTATGCGTAAGCTGAGACGGCTGGATATCCATCCCAAAAAGGTGGAGTTCAACTGGATCATGGATTACTGCGCCCAGGCCCTGCGGAACATCACCATCGGTCAGGGCGGAAAAATGGACGGCATGACTATGCAGTCCAGCTTTGCCATTGCGGTCAGCTCCGAGATCATGGCTATCCTCTCCATTGCCAAGGATCTGAAAGATATGCGCGAGCGTATCGGTAAGATCGTGGTTGCTTATGATAAGCAGGATCGTCCGATCACCACGGAAGATTTGGAAGTCGCCGGTGCCATGACCGCTTGGATGGTCGATGCCATCAACCCCAACCTGATGCAGACCTTGGAAGGACAGCCCGTAGTTGTTCATGCTGGCCCCTTTGCCAATATCGCCATTGGGCAGTCCTCAGTTATTGCCGATCGCGTCGGCCTGAAGCTGGCAGATTATAACGTCACTGAGTCTGGCTTTGGTGCGGATATCGGTTTTGAGAAATTTTGGAACCTCAAATGCCGTTATTCCGGTCTCAAGCCCAACTGCGCAGTGGTTGTTGCCACCATCCGGGCACTTAAATGCCACGGCGGGGCGCCGATTCCGGTTCCAGGTAAGCCCATGCCCAAAGAGTATGACGGAGAGAATGTGGGTTGGGTTGAAGAAGGTTGCGCAAATCTTATTCACCACATTGAGACCGTTAAAAAAGCGGGTATCAATCCGGTTGTTTGCATCAACGCATTCTACACCGATACCGATAACGAGATTGCAGCGGTTCGTCGCCTGTCCGAAGCTGCCGGTGCCCGAGTTGCTCTGTCCCGTCATTGGGAGCATGGTGGCGACGGTGCTCTGGAATTTGCTGACGCTGTGGCTGACGCCTGTGAAGAGCCCAATGACTTCAAGTTCCTCTATGATCTGGAAACCCCGCTTTCCGAGCGCATTGAGTTGATTGTTAAAGAGGTGTACGGCGGCGACGGTGTAAGCTACTCTCCAGAAGCGGCTGCCAAGCTGAAACGGATGGAAGCGGATCCTGAGATGAAGGAGATGACCACCTGTATGGTTAAGACCCATCTCTCTCTGTCTCATGATCCCAAGCTCAAGGGAACACCCAAGGGATGGACCCTGCCTATCCGTGACATCCTCACCTATAAGGGAGCTGGTTTTGTCGTGCCCGTGGCTGGTGCTATCAGCCTGATGCCGGGAACAGCCTCTGATCCTGCTTATCGTCGTATTGATGTTGATACGGATACCGGTAAGGTGAAGGGCGTATTCTAA
- a CDS encoding glycosyltransferase family 2 protein: MKVSLIITTYNWKEALELSLLSGLNQKEKPVEIVVADDGSRPDTGKMIAAIAAHSPIPVIHSWQEDNGFRLSASRNKAIAKTSGDYIVLIDGDIIMEEHFIADHIHFAQPGCFAQGTRVLLKEGLSEEVLTRKKMPETLCKKGVENRKNCLRSAFLSRLISFKNRGMNGVRTCNFAFWRKDALAVNGFNEDFIGWGREDSEFTARLLNYGLMRRSVKFNALAYHLYHSRNDRSHLPENDRLLEETIEKKRIWCERGVNAYL, from the coding sequence ATGAAGGTTAGCTTAATTATAACCACCTATAACTGGAAAGAGGCCTTAGAGCTTTCTTTGCTGAGTGGACTAAACCAAAAAGAAAAACCCGTTGAGATCGTTGTTGCCGATGACGGCTCACGGCCGGATACAGGAAAAATGATTGCAGCAATTGCTGCACATTCACCTATCCCGGTGATCCACTCCTGGCAGGAGGATAATGGGTTCAGACTTTCAGCAAGCCGGAATAAGGCAATAGCAAAGACATCTGGTGATTACATCGTCCTGATTGACGGCGATATTATCATGGAAGAGCATTTTATAGCCGACCATATCCATTTCGCCCAGCCAGGCTGCTTTGCCCAGGGAACCAGAGTACTCCTCAAAGAGGGGTTGTCAGAAGAGGTACTGACCCGAAAAAAAATGCCGGAAACCCTCTGTAAAAAAGGGGTTGAAAACAGAAAGAACTGCTTGCGCTCGGCTTTCCTCTCGCGCTTGATCTCTTTTAAAAACCGGGGAATGAACGGGGTGAGGACCTGCAATTTTGCCTTTTGGCGCAAAGATGCCCTTGCAGTTAACGGCTTTAATGAAGATTTTATCGGCTGGGGCAGAGAAGACTCAGAATTTACGGCAAGACTTCTGAATTACGGACTTATGCGCAGAAGTGTTAAATTCAACGCCCTGGCCTATCATCTCTATCACTCAAGAAATGACCGCAGCCATTTACCGGAGAATGACCGGCTGCTGGAGGAAACCATTGAAAAAAAGAGGATATGGTGTGAAAGGGGAGTAAATGCATATTTATAA
- a CDS encoding glycosyltransferase family 2 protein, whose product MSKISVYIIAWNEADKIRSAINSVLWADEIILADSYSEDETAAIATEMGARVEQITFCGFGDLRNRAMASCTHDWIFSLDADERCTPEARDEILATVALADTADAYYIPRRNYFMGRWIKHSGFYPDYRQPQLFRKGALHFKTDDPVHEEYAIRSDKPASYLCQPIWQFPYKNLEEIARKANRYSTLGAKKLQQRGRRGGMLKALGRGLWSFFHMYILKKGILDGWPGVVIAIGNFEGTWYKYAKLHELEENWQPPDSPPLRRE is encoded by the coding sequence ATGAGCAAGATTTCCGTCTATATTATTGCGTGGAACGAAGCTGATAAGATTCGTTCCGCTATTAACTCCGTGCTCTGGGCAGATGAAATCATCTTAGCAGATTCATATAGTGAAGATGAGACTGCTGCCATTGCCACAGAAATGGGTGCTCGGGTCGAGCAGATTACATTCTGTGGTTTTGGTGATTTGCGGAATAGGGCTATGGCATCCTGCACCCATGACTGGATTTTTTCCTTGGATGCGGATGAGCGCTGCACCCCGGAGGCACGGGATGAGATTCTGGCCACCGTTGCTCTCGCTGACACTGCGGATGCTTATTATATTCCCCGGCGAAATTATTTTATGGGCCGTTGGATCAAGCATTCAGGATTTTATCCAGACTATCGTCAGCCCCAGCTTTTTCGAAAAGGGGCCTTGCATTTTAAGACCGATGATCCTGTGCATGAGGAGTATGCAATTCGATCTGACAAGCCAGCGAGCTATCTCTGTCAGCCCATTTGGCAGTTTCCCTATAAAAATCTGGAAGAAATCGCTCGGAAAGCAAATCGATACTCCACCTTGGGGGCAAAAAAGCTGCAACAGCGTGGGCGGCGTGGAGGGATGCTAAAAGCCCTCGGGCGCGGTCTCTGGTCATTTTTTCATATGTACATCCTGAAAAAAGGCATTTTGGATGGCTGGCCTGGAGTAGTTATTGCGATCGGTAATTTTGAAGGGACTTGGTACAAGTATGCCAAGCTGCATGAGCTGGAAGAAAACTGGCAGCCGCCTGATTCTCCCCCGTTACGAAGAGAGTAA
- a CDS encoding FAD-dependent thymidylate synthase has protein sequence MKIINPSYEILDHLDQESLAVRIELCGRICYKSEDRIDRDSAIPFVAKMAEHGHNSVMEMGVVTLEVICADEEQVTDFFLLRPRYLHIDRDANTLLVTGSIRSFRELLKFHPENVVVRAACALINERHPYFFKGVLPEGGLSADSSITVRKVELDEVDQLPPESLLKHRYIAVKFIVNRAVTHEIVRHRPCSFLQESQRYCRYSEDKFGSEVSFIKPMFFAEESPEYVLWEKAMVETEQLYLKLLETSTPQAARTVLPNSCKTELIVYTNLKEWRHIFSLRTTKAAEPSMREVMIPLQEDFQQRFSGIFS, from the coding sequence ATGAAAATCATCAACCCCTCCTATGAAATTCTTGACCATCTTGATCAAGAAAGCCTGGCCGTTCGTATAGAACTCTGCGGTCGTATCTGTTACAAGAGTGAAGACCGAATTGACCGGGACTCCGCCATTCCCTTTGTTGCCAAAATGGCCGAGCACGGCCATAATTCTGTGATGGAAATGGGTGTTGTCACCCTGGAGGTAATCTGCGCTGATGAGGAACAGGTTACTGATTTTTTTCTGCTTCGTCCCCGTTACCTGCATATTGATCGGGATGCAAATACCTTGCTGGTCACCGGCAGTATCCGCAGCTTTCGGGAGTTGCTCAAATTTCATCCAGAAAATGTTGTCGTTAGAGCCGCCTGTGCCCTGATTAATGAACGCCATCCCTATTTTTTCAAGGGCGTTCTGCCGGAAGGAGGTTTGAGTGCTGATTCTTCGATAACGGTACGCAAGGTCGAGTTGGACGAGGTGGATCAACTTCCCCCGGAAAGCCTGCTCAAGCACCGCTATATCGCGGTCAAGTTCATCGTCAATCGGGCGGTCACCCATGAGATCGTTCGTCATCGCCCCTGTTCCTTTCTCCAGGAATCGCAGCGCTATTGCCGCTACAGCGAAGATAAATTCGGCAGCGAGGTCAGCTTTATCAAGCCCATGTTCTTTGCGGAAGAGAGCCCGGAATATGTACTCTGGGAAAAGGCCATGGTCGAGACAGAGCAGCTCTATCTCAAGCTGTTGGAGACTTCCACCCCTCAGGCAGCGCGGACTGTTCTACCTAATTCCTGTAAGACCGAACTGATCGTCTATACCAATCTCAAAGAATGGCGGCATATATTCAGCCTGCGTACCACCAAGGCTGCTGAGCCCTCCATGCGGGAGGTTATGATTCCTTTGCAGGAGGATTTTCAACAGCGTTTTTCCGGTATCTTCTCCTGA